In the genome of Columba livia isolate bColLiv1 breed racing homer chromosome 10, bColLiv1.pat.W.v2, whole genome shotgun sequence, one region contains:
- the TADA3 gene encoding transcriptional adapter 3, with amino-acid sequence MSELKDCPLQFHDFKSVDHAKVCPRYTAVLARSEDDGIGIEELDTLQLELETLLSSASRRLRVLEAETQILTDWQDKKGDRRFLKLSKDHDVGASVKHGKPKKQKLEGKGGHGTGPGPGRPKSKNLQPKIQEYEFQDDPIDVPRIPKNDAPNRFWASVEPYCADLTNEEVRVLEELLKPPEDEAEHYKIPPLGKHYSQRWAQEDLLEEQKDGARAAAAADKKKGVLGPLTELDTKDVDALLKKSEAQHEQPEDGCPFGPLTQRLLQALVEENIISPVEDSPIPEIAGKDSGADGAGTSPRSQNKPFSVPHTKSLEGRIKEELVAQGLLESEDRPAEDSEDEVLAELRKRQAELKALSAHNRAKKHELLRLAKEELHRQELRQRVRMADNEVMDAFRKIMAARQKKRTPTKKEKDQAWKTLKERESILKLLDG; translated from the exons ATGAGCGAGCTGAAGGACTGCCCGCTGCAGTTCCACGACTTCAAGTCGGTGGACCACGCGAAGGTGTGCCCCCGGTACACGGCCGTGCTGGCCCGCTCCGAGGACGACGGGATCGGCATCGAGGAGCTGGACAcgctgcagctggagctggagacgCTGCTCTCGTCCGCCAGCCGCCGCCTCCGCGTCCTGGAGGCTGAGACGCAG ATCCTGACAGACTGGCAGGACAAGAAGGGTGACCGGCGGTTCCTGAAGCTGAGCAAGGACCACGATGTGGGCGCCTCCGTCAAACACGGGAAGCCCAAGAAGCAGAAGCTGGAGGGGAAAGGGGGCCACGGGACCGGGCCTGGCCCTGGCCGGCCCAAGTCCAAGAACCTGCAGCCCAAGATCCAGGAATATGAGTTTCAGGATGATCCCATTGATGTGCCACGCATCCCCAAAAACGACGCTCCAAACAG GTTCTGGGCATCGGTGGAACCGTACTGCGCTGATCTCACCAACGAGGAGGTCCGAGTCCTGGAGGAGCTGCTCAAGCCGCCAGAGGATGAGGCTGAGCATTACAAG ATCCCTCCCCTGGGGAAGCATTACTCCCAGCGCTGGGCCCAGGAGGACCtgctggaggagcagaaggaTGGAGCCCGGGCAGCAGCCGCTGCTGACAAGAAGAAAGGCGTCCTGGGGCCGCTGACCGAACTGGACACCAAAG ATGTCGACGCTCTGTTGAAGAAGTCGGAGGCTCAGCACGAGCAGCCAGAGGATGGGTGTCCCTTCGGGCCCCTGACGCAGCGTCTGCTGCAGGCGCTCGTGGAG GAGAACATCATCTCCCCTGTCGAGGACTCCCCCATCCCTGAAATCGCCGGCAAGGACTCAGGAGCCGATGGTGCTGGCACGTCTCCCCGCAGCCAGAACAAGCCCTtcag CGTCCCCCACACCAAGTCCCTGGAGGGGCGGATCAAGGAGGAGCTGGTGGCCCAAGGGTTGCTGGAGTCGGAGGACCGGCCAGCTGAGGACTCGGAGGATGAGGTGCTGGCCGAGCTGCGCAAGAGGCAGGCGGAGCTGAAGGCCCTCAGTGCGCACAACCGTGCCAAGAAGCACGAGCTGCTGCG GCTGGCCAAGGAGGAGCTGCACCGGCAGGAGCTGCGGCAGCGCGTCCGCATGGCCGACAACGAGGTGATGGACGCCTTCCGCAAGATCATGGCTGCCCGGCAGAAGAAGCGCACGCCCACCAAGAAGGAGAAGGACCAGGCCTGGAAGACCCTGAAGGAGCGGGAGAGCATCCTCAAGCTGCTGGATGGGTAG
- the CAMK1 gene encoding calcium/calmodulin-dependent protein kinase type 1 isoform X1, which translates to MMTTINHIPLAPCQPHGHVPAPPHPTDTLFPTHVAGGSGCPPPPPPTHPPPRGTMPLGQDGPSWKKRTEDIQRIYNFREVLGTGAFSEVVLAEEKATRKLVAIKCIAKKALEGKETSIENEIAVLHKIKHPNIVALDDIYESGTHLYLIMQLVSGGELFDRIVEKGFYTERDASALIRQILDAVKYLHDMGIVHRDLKPENLLYYSLDEDSKIMISDFGLSKIEGCGSVMSTACGTPGYVAPEVLAQKPYSKAVDCWSIGVIAYILLCGYPPFYDENDAKLFEQILRAEYEFDSPYWDDISDSAKDFIQHLMEKDPSKRFTCEQALQHPWIAGDTALDKNIHQSVSEQIKKNFAKSKWKQAFNATAVVRHMRKLQLGTSQEGPGQTTPTSPGERLGGGTSNGSDCGHLPRSRAQRLAPD; encoded by the exons ATGATGACAACCATCAACCACATCCCCTTGGCACCCTGTCAGCCCCACGGCCACGTTCCAgcgcccccccaccccactgACACCTTGTTCCCCACTCATGTCGCAGGTGGGAGtgggtgcccccccccccctccgcCCACCCACCCCCCTCCACGGGGCACCATGCCGCTGGGGCAGGATGGGCCCAGCTGGAAGAAGAGGACCGAGGACATCCAGCGCATCTACAACTTCCGAGAGGTCTTGGGCAC GGGGGCCTTCTCCGAGGTGGTCCTGGCGGAGGAGAAGGCGACGCGGAAGCTGGTGGCCATCAAGTGCATCGCCAAGAAGGCACTGGAGGGGAAGGAGACCAGCATTGAGAACGAGATTGCCGTGCTCCACAA GATCAAGCACCCGAACATTGTGGCCTTGGATGATATCTACGAGAGCGGCACCCACCTCTACCTCATCATGCAGCT GGTCTCGGGGGGGGAGCTCTTCGACCGCATCGTGGAGAAGGGCTTCTACACCGAGCGGGACGCCAGTGCCCTGATCCGACAGATCCTCGACGCCGTCAAGTACCTGCACGACATGGGCATTGTCCACCGTGACCTGAAG ccCGAGAACCTGCTCTATTACAGCCTGGACGAGGACTCCAAGATCATGATCAGTGACTTCGGGCTGTCCAAGATCGAGGGCTGCGGCAGCGTCATGTCCACGGCCTGCGGCACCCCCGGCTACGTGG cccccgaGGTGCTGGCGCAGAAGCCCTACAGCAAGGCAGTGGATTGCTGGTCCATTGGGGTCATCGCCTACATCCT GCTCTGCGGTTACCCGCCTTTCTACGACGAGAACGATGCCAAGCTCTTCGAGCAGATCCTGCGGGCCGAGTACGAGTTTGACTCGCCCTACTGGGACGACATCTCGGACTCGG CCAAGGACTTCATCCAGCACCTGATGGAGAAAGACCCCAGCAAGCGCTTCACTTGTGAGCAagccctgcagcatccctg GattgctggggacacagccctggACAAGAACATCCACCAGTCTGTGAGTGAGCAGATCAAAAAAAACTTTGCGAAGAGCAAGTGGAAG CAAGCCTTCAACGCCACGGCGGTGGTGAGACACATGCggaagctgcagctgggaacCAGCCAGGAGGGCCCCGGGCAGACGACTCCCACCAGCCCCGGCGAGCGGCTGGGAGGGGGCACCAGCAACG GGTCAGACTGTGGGCACCTGCccaggagcagagctcagcgACTCGCCCCAGACTGA
- the CAMK1 gene encoding calcium/calmodulin-dependent protein kinase type 1 isoform X2 — protein MPLGQDGPSWKKRTEDIQRIYNFREVLGTGAFSEVVLAEEKATRKLVAIKCIAKKALEGKETSIENEIAVLHKIKHPNIVALDDIYESGTHLYLIMQLVSGGELFDRIVEKGFYTERDASALIRQILDAVKYLHDMGIVHRDLKPENLLYYSLDEDSKIMISDFGLSKIEGCGSVMSTACGTPGYVAPEVLAQKPYSKAVDCWSIGVIAYILLCGYPPFYDENDAKLFEQILRAEYEFDSPYWDDISDSAKDFIQHLMEKDPSKRFTCEQALQHPWIAGDTALDKNIHQSVSEQIKKNFAKSKWKQAFNATAVVRHMRKLQLGTSQEGPGQTTPTSPGERLGGGTSNGSDCGHLPRSRAQRLAPD, from the exons ATGCCGCTGGGGCAGGATGGGCCCAGCTGGAAGAAGAGGACCGAGGACATCCAGCGCATCTACAACTTCCGAGAGGTCTTGGGCAC GGGGGCCTTCTCCGAGGTGGTCCTGGCGGAGGAGAAGGCGACGCGGAAGCTGGTGGCCATCAAGTGCATCGCCAAGAAGGCACTGGAGGGGAAGGAGACCAGCATTGAGAACGAGATTGCCGTGCTCCACAA GATCAAGCACCCGAACATTGTGGCCTTGGATGATATCTACGAGAGCGGCACCCACCTCTACCTCATCATGCAGCT GGTCTCGGGGGGGGAGCTCTTCGACCGCATCGTGGAGAAGGGCTTCTACACCGAGCGGGACGCCAGTGCCCTGATCCGACAGATCCTCGACGCCGTCAAGTACCTGCACGACATGGGCATTGTCCACCGTGACCTGAAG ccCGAGAACCTGCTCTATTACAGCCTGGACGAGGACTCCAAGATCATGATCAGTGACTTCGGGCTGTCCAAGATCGAGGGCTGCGGCAGCGTCATGTCCACGGCCTGCGGCACCCCCGGCTACGTGG cccccgaGGTGCTGGCGCAGAAGCCCTACAGCAAGGCAGTGGATTGCTGGTCCATTGGGGTCATCGCCTACATCCT GCTCTGCGGTTACCCGCCTTTCTACGACGAGAACGATGCCAAGCTCTTCGAGCAGATCCTGCGGGCCGAGTACGAGTTTGACTCGCCCTACTGGGACGACATCTCGGACTCGG CCAAGGACTTCATCCAGCACCTGATGGAGAAAGACCCCAGCAAGCGCTTCACTTGTGAGCAagccctgcagcatccctg GattgctggggacacagccctggACAAGAACATCCACCAGTCTGTGAGTGAGCAGATCAAAAAAAACTTTGCGAAGAGCAAGTGGAAG CAAGCCTTCAACGCCACGGCGGTGGTGAGACACATGCggaagctgcagctgggaacCAGCCAGGAGGGCCCCGGGCAGACGACTCCCACCAGCCCCGGCGAGCGGCTGGGAGGGGGCACCAGCAACG GGTCAGACTGTGGGCACCTGCccaggagcagagctcagcgACTCGCCCCAGACTGA
- the OGG1 gene encoding N-glycosylase/DNA lyase codes for MKLRDVPSACPRLWRSLPVPPAELRLDLVLSSGQTFRWWESSPGAWTGVLGGRVWTLRQERDRLWYTVYEEEEEDGDACPDKDGDVCPTGAAEPDSAETEQILRDYFQLDVGLPALYRAWGAADPLFRKVAKDFPGVRVLRQDPVECLLSFICTSNNHISRITAMIERLCCAFGRRLCHLDARPVHAFPSLSALTGADAEARLRALGFGYRAKFVSGSARAIAEGLGAEGLCRLRTVPYAEARRVLCTLPGVGTKVADCVCLMALDKAEAVPVDTHVWHIARQRYGAVLGGRSLTPRAHQEIGDFFRGLWGPRAGWAQAVLFCADLRKGQEPGRRGRARGCRGQDSHGDGAP; via the exons ATGAAGCTGCGGGACGTCCCGTCCGCCTGCCCGCGGCTGTGGCGGTCCCTGCCCGTCCCGCCGGCCGAGCTGCGCCTGGACCTGGTGCTGTCGTCGGGACAGACGTTCCG GTGGTGGGAGAGCAGCCCCGGGGCCTggacgggggtgctgggggggcgcGTCTGGACGCTGCGGCAGGAGCGGGACCGGCTCTGGTACACGGTGtacgaggaggaggaggaggatggggacGCGTGTCCTGACAAGGATGGAGATGTGTGTCCCACTGGGGCGGCGGAGCCGGACAGTGCCGAGACGGAGCAGATCCTGCGCGACTACTTCCAGCTGGATGTGGGGCTGCCAGCCCTGTACCGCGCCTGGGGGGCGGCCGACCCCCTCTTCCGAAAAGTGGCCAAGGACTTCCCAG GGGTGCGGGTGCTGCGGCAGGACCCTGTTGAGTGCCTCCTCTCCTTCATCTGCACCTCCAACAACCACATCTCCCGCATCACCGCCATGATCGAGCGTCTCTGCTGCGCCTTCGGCCGCCGCCTCTGCCACCTCGATGCCCGGCCTGTCCATGCCTTCCCGTCTCTGTCGGCGCTCACAG GCGCTGACGCCGAGGCCCGTCTGCGGGCGCTGGGCTTCGGGTACCGGGCCAAATTCGTCAGCGGGAGCGCGCGGGCCATCGCCGAGGGGCTCGGAGCCGAGGGGCTGTGCCGGCTGCGCACCGTGCCTTACGCCGAGGCCAGGAGGGTGCTGTGCACCCTGCCCGGCGTGGGCACCAAG GTCGCTGACTGCGTGTGCCTGATGGCGCTGGACAAGGCAGAGGCCGTGCCGGTGGACACACACGTCTGGCACATCGCGCGGCAGCGCTACGGCGCGGTGCTGGGCGGCAGGAGCCTGACCCCCCGCGCCCACCAGGAGATTG GTGACTTCTTCCGCGGGCTGTGGGGCCCCCGTGCTGGCTGGGCGCAGGCG GTCCTGTTCTGCGCCGACCTCCGCAAGGGCCAGGAGCCGGGCAGGCGGGGCCGCGCCAGGGGGTGCCGAGGCCAGGACAGCCACGGGGATGGGGCCCCCTAG